The following proteins are encoded in a genomic region of Fusarium oxysporum f. sp. lycopersici 4287 chromosome 1, whole genome shotgun sequence:
- a CDS encoding cerevisin has protein sequence MKSALTLSMAAVASAASFSVGTVHDKAAPILSSIDAETIPDSYIIKFKDHVDHAAASDHHMWVQDTHKQGETERLELRKRSVPFTDKTFSGLKHTFDIGDAFKGYAGHFDESMIEKVRNHPDVEFIERDTLVHTMVPVSQNMITEDKCDGETERQAPWGLARISHRNTLNFGTFNKYLYSSDGGEGVDAYIVDTGTNVDHVDFEGRAHWGKTIPSGDADEDGNGHGTHCSGTVAGKKYGVAKKANVYAVKVLRSNGSGSMSDVVKGVEFAATSHLEQKKKAKDGKRKGFKGSVANMSLGGGKTQALDAAVNAAVRTGIHFAVAAGNDNADACNYSPAAASEPVTVGASALDDSRAYFSNYGKCTDIFAPGLNIQSTWIGSKYAVNTISGTSMASPHIAGLLAYYLSLQPAEDSEYALASITPKKLKENIISVATEDALSDIPSDTPNLLAWNGGGCSDYKKIVEAGSYKVTKAAPSSRVEEIKHAVEQEVNLVSGKLTTGAKELGSKAEKFSKKIHELVDEELEEFLKELNL, from the exons ATGAAGTCCGCTCTCACCCTCTCTATGGCGGCTGTCGCCAGCGCTGCCTCCTTCAGCGTCGGCACCGTCCACGACAAGGCTGCTCCCATCCTCAGCTCCATCGATGCCGAGACCATCCCAGACTCGTacatcatcaagttcaaggacCATGTTGATCATGCCGCTGCCAGCGACCATCACATGTGGGTTCAGGACACACACAAGCAGGGCGAGACTGAGCGCCTCGAGCTGCGAAAGCGCTCCGTTCCTTTCACAGACAAGACCTTCTCTGGCTTGAAGCACACCTTTGACATCGGTGATGCCTTCAAGGGCTATGCCGGCCACTTTGACGAGTCCATGATCGAGAAGGTCCGAAACCACCCTGAC GTCGAGTTCATTGAGCGAGACACTCTTGTCCACACCATGGTCCCTGTTTCCCAGAACATGATCACTGAGGACAAGTGCGACGGCGAGACCGAGCGACAGGCTCCTTGGGGTCTTGCCCGTATCTCCCACCGCAACACCCTCAACTTCGGTACCTTCAACAAGTACCTCTACTCTTCCGATGGTGGTGAGGGTGTCGATGCCTACATTGTTGACACTGGCACCAACGTCGACCACGTTGACTTCGAGGGTCGTGCCCACTGGGGTAAGACCATCCCCTCCGGCGATGCCGATGAGGATGGCAACGGTCACGGTACCCACTGCTCCGGTACTGTCGCTGGTAAGAAGTATGGtgttgccaagaaggccaacgTTTATGCCGTTAAGGTCCTCCGATCTAACGGCTCTGGATCCATGTCCGACGTTGTCAAGGGTGTCGAGTTCGCTGCCACCAGCCATctcgagcagaagaagaaggccaaggacgGCAAGCGCAAGGGCTTCAAGGGCTCCGTCGCCAACATGTCTCTTGGTGGTGGTAAGACCCAGGCTCTCGATGCTGCCGTCAACGCTGCTGTCCGCACTGGTATTCACTTTGCTGTCGCCGCTGGCAACGACAACGCTGATGCCTGCAACTACTCCCCCGCTGCCGCCTCTGAGCCCGTCACCGTCGGTGCCTCTGCTCTTGATGACAGCCGTGCCTACTTCTCCAACTATGGAAAGTGCACTGACATCTTCGCTCCCGGTCTGAACATTCAGTCCACCTGGATCGGCTCCAAGTACGccgtcaacaccatctcTGGTACCTCCATGGCCTCTCCCCACATTGCTGGTCTCCTCGCCTACTACCTCTCTCTTCAGCCCGCTGAGGACTCCGAGTACGCCCTTGCCTCCATCACccccaagaagctcaaggagaacaTCATCTCCGTCGCCACTGAGGATGCTCTCTCCGACATTCCCTCCGACACCCCCAACCTGCTCGCCTGGAACGGTGGTGGCTGCAGCGACTACAAGAAGATTGTTGAGGCTGGTAGCTACAAGGTCACCAAGGCTGCTCCCTCTTCTCGCGTCGAGGAGATCAAGCACGCTGTTGAGCAGGAGGTCAACCTCGTCTCTGGCAAGCTGACCACCGGTGCCAAGGAGCTTGGctccaaggccgagaagTTCTCCAAGAAGATCCACGAGCTCGTcgatgaggagcttgaggagtTCCTTAAGGAGCTTAACCTGTAA
- a CDS encoding NADH dehydrogenase yields the protein MSAAPLFWQTPLKYCRWAARERPALFWSVIIGAAGPVAMPIVPPIRYYFGDIDAPPVPVTYPIPSGPRKQLTGYDD from the exons ATGTCTGCCGCTCCCCTCTTCTGGCAAACTCCCCTCAAGTACTGCCGCTGGGCAGCCCGCGAGCGTCCCGCCCTCTTCTGGTCCGTCATCATCGGCGCAGCAGGCCCCGTCGCCATGCCAATTGTTCCTCCGATCCGATACTACTTTGGCGATATCGACGCTCCTCCCGTTCCCGTCACCTATCCCA TCCCCTCTGGTCCCAGGAAACAGCTCACCGGGTACGACGACTAA
- a CDS encoding hypothetical protein (At least one base has a quality score < 10) yields MVSFFGLKLGGDRKKSQDKKLASKQIQHLHRNEESVSSTPKDLRRQSNFSRPNLARPGTSSSHLDPPTQWKAPYMNGTGGASSMVDLGAPRAPGMGNPRFHSSDIMLNTRFGNGSSTSLVAPGARPVSPTRPGTAISTKEPENPFNIHFGKDSVSSIPPTPQDESRGHAEPFEFNLGNEIKEIRNKSPVPTANNGYPSPPPSIVNAERSFSPDPRPSSSRQNVPTAPSLRNPSTAGPMSLPSPAVSVARSDDVWEPQPPVIRNVTAKRDTFTFHTPRRQSFTMDMETRENHKPMVEGLAGNFTGFDFGETVRKGSIGSKSLDTSTEGGVSPTDTNVKPRVLGTARTASPLRTMQSSPSLSMIDTALTRARTASDAMSPLSLVSSLASAAAEETPRIQTPQPSQQTKPTQQPPKILQPGQLSEPLQAIRPVSPSRSPQPSPLSQPPQQNSPGPSPILSNFPGRSPSPPMVEPHFPRSPPRPLMQTLQPSPQYPTKQYKAYQPPDSSPPTKPLPSPYRSPTAPLPPVPPPRLNPGNRSRSNTPDTAASTNPGYMNRPLEPPPRGLRARTDSEPRLGRPLRVPAPLVDRSATIPMVGPGPRSAVGPGFDESGFVRAERLPEPPRTASPFSQQSPMEGEFPVQKGLPRGRRPQPPEMQSSERPFGLEPRKQRRQPPMYPPPRSTESPVADSQLDEVLNQPGTPNWNDFDRAEAHKSAIPAALSPFRTQFTRSPTQATDDSLSPRLAQYASSPISDTPPSLPSPSFPSLQKSISSSSENLARTFDMMSDGNYERHEQNQARPLISPVMADFVPPRDRDRSKTRVEAKRAPPRPSPIVPPSLAAGAEPTRVRTPNPVVDAFNPGFI; encoded by the exons ATGGTTTCGTTCTTTGGCCTCAAGCTTGGAGGCGATAGGAAAAAGTCACA GGACAAGAAGCTAGCTTCGAAACAAATACAACATTTACATCGCAATGAAGAATCTGTCTCGTCAACCCCCAAAGACCTCCGCCGACAGAGTAACTTCTCCCGTCCAAATCTCGCTCGCCCTGGTACTTCCAGCTCTCATCTCGACCCACCAACACAATGGAAAGCCCCTTATATGAACGGTACAGGAGGTGCCTCCTCCATGGTAGACCTGGGAGCACCGCGCGCACCAGGAATGGGAAATCCGCGGTTTCACTCGTCAGATATAATGCTCAACACACGCTTCGGTAATGGTAGTTCTACGAGTCTCGTTGCGCCGGGCGCAAGACCTGTCTCACCTACACGTCCTGGGACGGCCATCTCGACAAAGGAGCCTGAGAATCCCTTCAATATTCACTTCGGTAAAGATTCTGTCAGCAGTATACCGCCGACGCCCCAGGATGAATCAAGGGGTCATGCGGAACCCTTCGAATTCAATCTCGGAAACGAAATTAAGGAAATCAGAAACAAGAGTCCTGTTCCTACGGCTAACAATGGATatccatctcctccaccCTCGATTGTCAACGCTGAGCGATCTTTCTCACCGGACCCGCGACCTTCGAGCAGTCGTCAGAACGTGCCCACTGCACCTAGTCTTCGGAACCCCAGCACTGCAGGTCCAATGTCTCTCCCAAGTCCAGCTGTATCAGTTGCTAGAAGCGACGATGTCTGGGAGCCGCAGCCTCCTGTTATTCGCAATGTGACAGCCAAGCGCGACACTTTTACCTTTCATACGCCTAGACGGCAGAGCTTTACCATGGACATGGAGACGCGTGAGAATCACAAGCCAATGGTTGAGGGACTTGCTGGAAATTTTACTGGATTCGACTTTGGTGAGACAGTTAGGAAGGGCAGTATTGGAAGTAAGAGTTTGGATACTTCGACTGAGGGTGGAGTGAGTCCTACGGACACGAATGTGAAGCCCAGGGTGCTCGGAACGGCGAGAACGGCTAGTCCTTTGAGGACTATGCAGTCGAGTCCAAGTCTGAGCATGATTGATACGGCATTGACACGAGCTCGAACTGCGAGTGATGCCATGTCTCCTCTCTCGTTGGTCTCGTCACTGGCATCCGCGGCAGCAGAGGAGACGCCGCGTATACAGAcacctcagccttctcaacagaCAAAGCCGACTCAACAGCCTCCCAAGATTCTCCAGCCCGGCCAGCTCTCGGAACCTCTTCAGGCGATCAGACCTGTCTCACCCTCGCgctctcctcaaccttcgcctctttctcaacctcctcagcagAACTCTCCAGGACCATCTCCGATTCTCTCCAACTTCCCAGGTCGATCGCCATCTCCGCCAATGGTAGAACCTCATTTCCCTCGATCTCCTCCCCGACCACTCATGCAAACCCTCCAGCCATCTCCTCAGTACCCGACAAAGCAGTACAAGGCCTATCAACCTCCGGACTCGTCTCCACCAACGAAACCACTCCCTTCGCCATACCGGTCACCTACCGCTCCTCTCCCGCCTGTACCACCACCTCGCTTGAACCCTGGTAACAGAAGTAGGAGTAACACTCCTGATACGGCAGCGAGTACGAACCCGGGTTACATGAACCGACCTCTCGAACCTCCGCCTCGTGGCCTCCGTGCCCGAACTGACTCCGAGCCACGACTTGGCCGACCTCTTCGCGTTCCAGCTCCTCTAGTCGATCGCTCGGCTACCATTCCCATGGTTGGGCCTGGACCTCGAAGTGCGGTTGGTCCAGGCTTTGATGAGAGCGGTTTTGTCCGTGCTGAGCGTCTTCCTGAACCACCACGAACAGCCAGCCCTTTCTCGCAACAAAGCCCCATGGAAGGCGAGTTTCCCGTTCAAAAAGGCCTTCCTCGAGGTCGCAGGCCTCAACCTCCTGAGATGCAAAGTTCCGAAAGGCCCTTTGGCCTGGAGCCAAGAAAACAGCGCCGCCAACCTCCTATGTATCCTCCGCCCAGAAGCACAGAGTCACCCGTGGCCGACTCGCAACTGGATGAAGTTTTGAACCAACCCGGCACACCAAACTGGAACGACTTCGACCGCGCCGAAGCGCACAAGTCCGCTATCCCAGCTGCTCTCTCACCTTTTCGCACACAATTCACTCGATCTCCCACACAAGCCACCGACGACTCTTTAAGCCCACGTCTCGCACAATACGCTTCCTCGCCCATCTCAGACACACCACCCAGTCTACCTTCACCATCCTTCCCATCGCTACAAAAGTCAATCTCCAGCTCGAGTGAAAATCTCGCGCGTACTTTTGACATGATGTCTGATGGGAACTACGAGCGACATGAGCAGAATCAAGCTCGGCCGCTCATTTCACCTGTGATGGCGGACTTTGTACCCCCGAGGGACAGAGACCGCAGCAAGACTCGCGTCGAGGCAAAGAGAGCACCTCCTCGTCCTTCGCCAATTGTTCCTCCATCGCTGGCCGCAGGAGCAGAGCCGACGAGAGTCAGAACTCCTAATCCCGTGGTAGATGCGTTCAATCCTGGCTTTATATAA
- a CDS encoding ADP-ribose pyrophosphatase — MSVFDAKVTSTEPLSKEEARWIKLSKITYRDPTGTSRTWESAERLTRPKTADIDGVGIVAILPLPTGPELILQKQYRPPINAVTIEVPAGLIDEGETPEECAIRELREETGYVGVATETSPMMFNDPGFCNTNLKMVHVSVDMELPENKNLKPELEEGEFIEVFTVKLTDLWGMCETWEREGCAIDARVGTLAEGILLAQRFKL, encoded by the exons ATGTCTGTTTTCGATGCCAAAGTGACATCCACTGAGCCCCTC TCTAAGGAGGAAGCTCGCTGGATCAAACTCTCCAA AATCACATACCGTGACCCAACAGGGACATCCCGAACCTGGGAATCAGCCGAACGTCTCACGCGTCCTAAAACCGCTGACATCGACGGCGTAGGCATAGTAGCCATCCTCCCCCTCCCCACAGGCCCCGAACTCATACTCCAAAAACAATACCGCCCTCCCATCAACGCCGTAACAATCGAAGTACCAGCCGGTCTAATCGACGAGGGCGAAACACCCGAAGAATGCGCCATCCGCGAACTCCGCGAGGAAACAGGCTACGTCGGCGTCGCTACCGAGACGTCGCCCATGATGTTTAACGACCCGGGGTTTTGCAACACGAATTTGAAGATGGTGCATGTTAGTGTTGATATGGAGTTACCTGAGAATAAGAACTTGAAGCCGGAGCTGGAGGAGGGGGAGTTCATTGAGGTTTTTACGGTGAAATTGACGGACTTGTGGGGGATGTGTGAGACTTGGGAGAGGGAGGGCTGTGCGATTGATGCGAGGGTTGGGACTTTGGCGGAGGGGATCTTGTTGGCGCAGAGATTCAAGCTGTAG
- a CDS encoding oligosaccharyl transferase complex subunit OST4: MRSLLSLVVFLFAALVSAVSTTGNRLLVILDTPKDKEAYTTFFRDLSERGYDITYETPKSDDLTLFKYGERSYDHLVFLPTKIKGLGPNLTPNAIVDFINAGGNILLTMSATHKVPVTLVSVLDQLDVTIPAERNGKVVDHFTYDAVSAAETHDTLVLDAPRNVRPGLKDYFEIPGAFISVPHAIGHTLGSGPLLTPVLRAPPTAYSYNPKEQADTVEPDELFAAGKQLALVSVFQARNSARVTVIGAAEMLQDKAFDTKVTRQGGKAIFPANKEFVTNLAGWTFQELGVLRVNKIEHHLKGDNETNPELYRIKNDVTYSISVSEYAWNDWQPFHLPEGDHLQLEFSMLSPFHRISLKPVHVGEHETVYGTDFVLPDQHGIFNFMVNYKRPFLTNLEEKRTVSVRHMAHDEYPRSYVINGAWPGLTGISATIVGFLSFCIVWMYSQPVKSAAGAKKTQ; the protein is encoded by the exons ATGCGGTCACTCTTGAGTCTCGTGGTCTTTCTCTTCGCGGCGCTGGTTTCGGCCGTAAGCACAACTGGTAATCGATTACTGGTTATTCTCGATACgcccaaggacaaggaggcGTATACTACGTTTTTCCGCGACTTGTCTG AACGAGGTTATGATATCACGTATGAGACACCAAAGAGCGATGATTTGACATTGTTCAAGTATGGTGAGAGGAGTTATGATCATCTTGTCTTTCTCCccaccaagatcaagg GTCTGGGACCCAATCTGACCCCCAATGCCATCGtcgacttcatcaacgcCGGCGGAAACATCCTCCTGACCATGTCCGCTACCCATAAAGTCCCTGTTACTCTCGTCTCCGTCCTCGATCAACTCGACGTTACCATTCCCGCTGAGCGCAACGGCAAGGTCGTCGACCACTTTACCTACGATGCCGTTTCCGCCGCCGAGACACACGATACCCTCGTTCTCGACGCTCCTCGCAACGTTCGTCCCGGTCTGAAAGACTACTTCGAGATTCCTGGCGCATTCATCTCCGTTCCTCACGCCATTGGCCACACTCTTGGTTCAGGACCTCTTCTTACACCTGTTCTTCGAGCGCCCCCTACCGCTTATAGCTACAACCCCAAGGAGCAGGCTGATACTGTCGAGCCTGATGAGTTGTTCGCTGCTGGAAAGCAACTTGCTCTTGTCTCTGTCTTCCAGGCTCGCAACTCTGCGCGTGTCACTGTCATTGGTGCTGCTGAGATGCTTCAGGACAAGGCTTTTGATACTAAGGTCACTCGACAGGGTGGAAAGGCTATCTTCCCTGCCAACAAGGAGTTTGTCACCAACTTGGCTGGTTGGACATTCCAGGAGCTTGGTGTTCTACGAGTGAACAAGATTGAGCATCACCTCAAGGGTGACAACGAGACCAACCCTGAGCTGTACCGCATCAAGAACGATGTT ACCTACAGCATTTCCGTCTCCGAGTACGCCTGGAACGACTGGCAACCCTTCCACCTCCCTGAGGGCGACCACCTCCAGCTCGAGTTCTCCATGCTGTCCCCTTTCCACCGCATCTCCCTGAAGCCCGTTCACGTCGGTGAGCACGAGACTGTCTACGGCACCGACTTTGTTCTTCCCGACCAGCACggcatcttcaacttcatggTCAACTACAAGCGACCCTTCCTGACTAAccttgaggagaagcgaaCTGTCAGCGTTCGACACATGGCTCACGACGAGTATCCCCGAAGTTACGTGATCAACGGCGCTTGGCCCGGTCTGACTGGCATCTCAGCTACCATTGTTGGATTCCTGTCGTTCTGCATCGTGTGGATGTACAGTCAGCCTGTCAAGTCAGCCGCTGGCGCTAAGAAGACGCAATAG
- a CDS encoding pre-mRNA-splicing factor isy-1 gives MARNSEKAQSMLFRFREAQAADLGIIDAGRTRRPKLITEVSAIPACEKWRGQVLKEISRKMSRIQDPILSDYQIRDLNDEINKLMREKHMWEIQIRNLGGPNYMRGGGKIYDEQGREIPGSGKGYKYFGRARELPGVKELFEAAKNQGDEKPLEERHDMRRNVDAAYYGYAPDEEDEEMLAYEAEKERQAVEHLLKTGSKDVPEGWEPLPGDSGDGITWDLPTLEEVQEELIDRRRRRLLEQL, from the exons ATG GCACGTAACTCGGAAAAGGCACAGTCTATGCTGTTTCGCTTCCGcgaagctcaagcagcagACCTAGGCATCATCGACGCCGGCCGCACACGTCGccccaagctcatcaccGAAGTCTCAGCCATTCCCGCCTGCGAAAAATGGCGTGGACAAGTCCTCAAAGAAATCTCGCGCAAGATGTCACGTATCCAAGATCCTATCCTCAGCGACTACCAGATCCGTGATCTCAACGACGAAatcaacaagctcatgcGCGAGAAGCACATGTGGGAGATTCAGATACGTAATCTCGGGGGACCGAACTACATGCGCGGCGGGGGCAAGATCTACGATGAGCAAGGACGCGAAATACCCGGTAGTGGGAAAGGCTACAAATATTTTGGTAGAGCGAGGGAACTGCCGGGTGTGAAGGAGTTGTTTGAGGCAGCGAAGAACCAAGGTGATGAGAAGCCGCTTGAGGAGAGGCATGATATGAGGAGGAATGTTGACGCGGCGTATTATGGTTATGCGcctgatgaggaggatgaggagatgtTGGCGtatgaggctgagaaggagaggcAGGCGGTTGAGCATTTGCTCAAGACGGGGAGTAAGGATGTGCCGGAGGGGTGGGAGCCGCTGCCAGGGGATAGTGGTGATGGGATTACGTGGGATTTACCGACGTTGGAGGAGGTGCAGGAGGAGTTGATCGATcggaggagaaggaggctcTTGGAGCAGTTGTGA
- a CDS encoding homoserine O-acetyltransferase (At least one base has a quality score < 10), producing MRSSRSLVRSTRQLQTSFAPSRLVRPTCLAPRVRELHSATPRKSGVASNPAMSFPCLDALESRSARLTDDDTEPSYTSGATQNYLCKEPFMLDWGGVLPEFNIAYETWGELNADKSNAILLHTGLSASSHAHSTEANTKPGWWEKFIGPGGPLDTNKYHVICTNVIGGCNGSTGPSSVDPGNGERYATHFPILTMDDMVRAQFRLLDHLGIDKLYASVGSSMGGMQSLAAGVLFPSRVGRIVSISGCARSHPYSIAMRHTQRQVLMMDPNWNRGFYYGKVPPHAGMKLAREIATVTYRSGPEWEQRFGRRRADSSKPPALCPDFLIETYLDHAGEKWCLNYDPNSLLYVSKAMDLFDLGIEHQRATHARRQEREKNLASGEASPLSPDACSLTLPNKPYEEQPGAHPDPSDATVVPGSRPPEDLIHGLAPLRDTPTLVMGVASDILFPAWQQREVAEAVRLAGNRNVTHVELSEEMSMFGHDTFLLDLKYIGNNLRMFLG from the coding sequence ATGAGGTCCTCAAGGTCTCTCGTACGCTCAACCCGCCAGCTCCAAACATCCTTTGCTCCCTCAAGACTTGTCCGCCCAACATGTCTCGCCCCGAGGGTCCGAGAGCTTCACTCCGCTACGCCCCGGAAGTCGGGCGTCGCATCTAACCCAGCAATGTCATTCCCCTGCCTCGACGCATTAGAATCCCGTTCTGCCCGCTTAACCGACGATGACACCGAGCCCTCGTATACATCAGGCGCCACGCAGAATTATCTCTGCAAAGAACCTTTCATGCTAGACTGGGGCGGCGTCCTTCCCGAGTTCAACATAGCGTATGAAACGTGGGGTGAGCTCAACGCCGATAAATCGAATGCTATTCTTCTACACACCGGGTTGTCCGCTTCGTCACATGCGCACTCTACAGAGGCGAATACAAAGCCTGGCTGGTGGGAGAAGTTCATTGGGCCAGGAGGACCGCTTGATACGAATAAATACCACGTTATCTGCACGAATGTCATCGGCGGCTGTAACGGTTCTACGGGACCGAGTAGTGTCGATCCAGGAAATGGAGAGCGCTATGCAACGCATTTTCCCATCTTGACGATGGATGATATGGTCCGCGCCCAATTCCGTCTTCTCGACCATCTCGGCATTGACAAACTCTACGCTTCCGTTGGTTCTTCAATGGGCGGAATGCAATCCCTCGCCGCAGGTGTTCTCTTCCCCTCGCGCGTAGGTCGCATCGTCTCTATCAGCGGCTGCGCACGCTCTCATCCGTACAGTATCGCCATGCGCCATACTCAGCGCCAAGTCCTCATGATGGATCCAAACTGGAACCGTGGTTTTTACTACGGAAAGGTTCCTCCTCATGCTGGTATGAAGCTTGCGCGTGAGATTGCGACGGTTACGTATCGCTCTGGACCGGAGTGGGAGCAGCGCTTCGGTCGTCGTCGAGCAGACTCGAGTAAACCGCCCGCGCTATGTCCGGACTTTCTCATTGAGACGTATCTTGACCACGCGGGTGAGAAGTGGTGTTTGAACTATGATCCTAACAGTCTTTTGTACGTCAGCAAGGCTATGGATCTTTTCGACCTGGGTATTGAGCATCAGCGCGCAACTCATGCTCGTCGCCAAGAGCGCGAGAAGAATCTTGCTTCAGGAGAAGCTTCTCCCCTTTCACCTGACGCATGCAGTCTTACTCTGCCCAACAAACCTTATGAGGAACAGCCTGGCGCCCACCCCGACCCCTCAGATGCAACTGTCGTGCCAGGCTCACGACCCCCAGAGGATCTGATCCACGGTCTCGCACCACTGCGCGACACCCCCACGCTGGTTATGGGCGTTGCAAGTGACATCCTCTTCCCAGCATGGCAACAGCGCGAGGTAGCTGAGGCTGTCCGTCTAGCTGGAAACAGGAACGTAACGCACGTCGAGTTGAGCGAAGAGATGAGCATGTTTGGCCATGACACATTCCTCCTGGATCTCAAGTACATCGGCAACAACCTCCGCATGTTCCTCGGCTAG